A window of Syntrophorhabdaceae bacterium contains these coding sequences:
- a CDS encoding heavy metal translocating P-type ATPase: MPDKIELPIKGMSCAACAARIERELNKLSDVGEARVNFPLKKAVIIPKREIELKEVIRLIRDIGYDVDLEADVTIRARKEEAELKRSFIFSACLSAVIMLFSMWMVLPDVVLLILTLPVQFYFGLRFHRSAIQGLKHLTTDMNTLISVGTSSAFFYSVFVTFFPHVIESAGIKPVTYFDTSAVIITLILLGRYLESKAKTKTYTAIKMLYELSPKDCIVLKDGNEVRVPTDALEVGDTILVRPGERVPIDGAVLEGATHVDESMITGESMPVSKGPGDEVIGGTITGKGSITIKAVRVGKDTVLSKVIRLVEEAQFTKAPVQRLADKVAGVFVPTVMVIAILAFAVWFIVGPEPRLTNAILSFVSVLIIACPCALGLATPTAIMVSTGAGAKNGILIKSAEALEVTNKVRYVLFDKTGTLTKGVITLADIIPFEGNSEDDLLSIAYNLERHSEHPFSEALRQKAEPLALPTLKVDDFKAITGKGIQGSIEGNIYRVGNAALYEESGRTLDGTAKDIYHEKEKKASSPVLVWGDKGLIGILTFSDVVREEAAEVVRELARMGIETVMITGDSMAGAATIAEIVGIRDYQYRVLPDRKAQVVEEYKKKGITAMVGDGINDAPSLAGADVGIAMGKGSDIAIESADVVLMKGQLIRLVSLIKLSKKTIWIIKENLFWAFIYNILGIPIAFGLLYPFFGIRLEPIFGALAMMVSSVSVVTNSLRLRGFKG, translated from the coding sequence ATGCCCGACAAAATTGAACTACCCATAAAAGGGATGAGCTGCGCGGCATGTGCCGCGCGGATCGAGCGGGAGTTGAATAAACTTTCGGACGTGGGTGAGGCCCGGGTCAATTTCCCCCTCAAGAAGGCTGTCATTATCCCGAAAAGGGAGATCGAGCTCAAAGAGGTGATACGCCTCATAAGGGACATCGGCTACGACGTAGACCTCGAAGCCGACGTGACCATTCGCGCGCGGAAAGAGGAGGCGGAGCTGAAAAGGAGCTTCATCTTCTCCGCGTGCCTGAGCGCAGTGATCATGCTCTTCTCCATGTGGATGGTCCTCCCGGACGTGGTTCTTCTTATCCTTACTCTTCCGGTCCAGTTTTATTTCGGCCTCCGCTTTCACCGCTCCGCGATTCAGGGCCTTAAACACCTGACTACCGACATGAATACCCTAATATCGGTGGGCACTTCATCCGCATTTTTTTACAGCGTCTTCGTCACTTTCTTCCCTCACGTGATAGAATCCGCCGGAATCAAGCCTGTCACCTATTTCGATACGAGCGCGGTCATTATTACTCTGATCCTCCTTGGGCGCTATCTCGAATCCAAGGCAAAAACCAAGACTTATACGGCCATAAAGATGCTTTACGAACTTTCCCCGAAGGACTGCATAGTCCTTAAAGACGGCAATGAGGTCCGCGTGCCTACAGACGCCCTGGAAGTGGGCGACACAATACTCGTGAGGCCGGGCGAAAGGGTCCCTATCGACGGCGCCGTACTGGAGGGGGCAACCCACGTGGATGAGTCCATGATCACCGGTGAATCGATGCCTGTAAGCAAGGGGCCCGGGGATGAAGTCATAGGCGGGACTATTACGGGAAAAGGCTCGATTACCATCAAAGCGGTCAGGGTCGGAAAAGATACGGTCCTTTCCAAAGTGATCCGTCTCGTGGAGGAAGCCCAGTTCACCAAAGCTCCCGTGCAGCGCCTTGCGGACAAGGTGGCGGGCGTATTTGTTCCCACGGTCATGGTCATCGCAATCCTTGCCTTTGCGGTCTGGTTTATTGTGGGACCGGAGCCCCGGCTCACCAACGCTATCCTCTCCTTCGTGAGCGTCCTCATTATCGCCTGCCCCTGTGCCCTGGGCCTCGCAACTCCCACTGCCATAATGGTATCGACGGGCGCGGGCGCCAAGAACGGCATTCTCATCAAAAGTGCGGAGGCCCTCGAGGTAACCAATAAAGTGCGGTATGTGCTCTTCGACAAAACCGGCACCTTAACGAAAGGGGTCATCACCCTCGCAGATATCATACCCTTTGAAGGAAATTCCGAAGACGACCTGTTGAGTATTGCCTATAATCTGGAGCGCCATTCCGAACATCCCTTTTCTGAGGCCTTAAGGCAAAAGGCCGAGCCTCTTGCCCTTCCCACCCTTAAAGTCGATGATTTCAAGGCGATTACAGGCAAAGGCATTCAGGGGAGCATAGAGGGAAACATTTACCGGGTGGGCAACGCAGCCCTCTACGAGGAGTCGGGCAGGACCCTGGACGGCACGGCAAAGGATATATACCACGAGAAGGAAAAAAAGGCCTCCTCTCCCGTCCTCGTCTGGGGTGATAAAGGCCTCATCGGCATCCTCACGTTTAGTGACGTGGTCCGGGAGGAAGCTGCGGAGGTGGTCAGGGAGCTTGCCCGAATGGGTATAGAAACCGTCATGATCACCGGCGACAGCATGGCCGGGGCCGCGACGATTGCGGAAATAGTGGGGATAAGGGATTATCAGTATCGCGTACTCCCCGATCGGAAGGCTCAGGTGGTGGAGGAGTATAAGAAGAAGGGCATAACCGCCATGGTCGGTGACGGGATAAACGATGCCCCTTCCCTGGCGGGCGCCGACGTGGGAATCGCCATGGGCAAGGGCTCCGATATCGCCATAGAGTCTGCGGACGTGGTGCTCATGAAAGGCCAACTCATAAGACTGGTGAGCCTAATCAAGCTGTCTAAAAAGACAATCTGGATTATTAAAGAAAACCTCTTCTGGGCATTTATCTATAACATATTGGGAATCCCCATTGCCTTCGGCCTCCTCTATCCCTTTTTCGGCATCCGACTGGAGCCGATCTTCGGCGCCCTGGCCATGATGGTAAGCTCCGTCTCCGTGGTGACCAACTCCCTGAGGCTTCGGGGCTTCAAAGGCTAA
- a CDS encoding radical SAM protein produces the protein MKPSYLDAYEKGRFPPVIEQAFHILKECDLCPRRCRIDRTLGEKGFCRAGGLPEVSSYGPHFGEEKPLVGMHGSGTIFMTYCNLGCIFCQNYSISRLGEGEAISFSELSSIMVSLQKRGCHNINFVSPSHFVPHILKALPEAIERGLSVPLVYNTGGYDSVEALRLLDGIFDIYMPDLKFLHRNAAREYAGASDYPVVVMKAILEMHRQVGDLIIDDRGMALRGLLVRHLVLPAGLAGTREAMRFLAGRISTATYVNIMNQYYPCGDLIPPGSPLARRVTREEFGEAVAIAHEEGLFRIDSELS, from the coding sequence ATGAAACCGTCATATCTTGACGCGTACGAAAAAGGACGTTTTCCGCCCGTCATCGAGCAGGCTTTTCATATCCTGAAGGAATGTGACCTGTGCCCCAGGAGATGCCGCATAGACCGCACCCTTGGGGAGAAAGGTTTTTGCCGCGCAGGAGGTCTGCCGGAGGTATCGTCCTACGGCCCCCATTTTGGCGAAGAGAAACCCCTGGTGGGCATGCACGGCTCTGGCACCATATTCATGACCTACTGCAATCTCGGCTGTATCTTCTGTCAGAACTATAGTATCAGCAGGTTGGGCGAGGGAGAAGCAATTTCCTTCAGTGAGCTAAGCTCCATCATGGTCTCCCTCCAGAAGAGGGGTTGCCATAATATCAATTTCGTAAGCCCCAGCCATTTTGTTCCCCATATATTGAAGGCCCTGCCGGAGGCGATTGAAAGGGGCCTCTCCGTGCCTCTCGTCTACAACACGGGGGGATATGATTCAGTCGAGGCATTAAGACTCCTCGACGGCATTTTCGACATCTATATGCCCGATTTGAAGTTTCTCCACCGGAATGCTGCGCGGGAATATGCAGGGGCCTCCGATTACCCTGTTGTCGTAATGAAGGCCATACTCGAGATGCACCGCCAGGTGGGCGATCTTATTATAGATGACCGGGGGATGGCCCTGCGTGGCCTTCTCGTGCGTCACCTCGTGCTTCCGGCCGGCCTTGCCGGCACCCGTGAAGCCATGCGTTTTCTCGCGGGCCGGATATCGACGGCTACGTACGTGAACATTATGAACCAGTATTACCCCTGTGGCGATCTCATTCCGCCCGGCTCGCCTCTCGCCCGCAGGGTCACCAGGGAGGAATTCGGGGAAGCAGTCGCCATCGCCCATGAAGAGGGTCTCTTCAGGATCGACTCCGAACTCAGTTGA
- a CDS encoding multiheme c-type cytochrome, whose translation MPDKPACVKCHKTGQEKNEKARSAHIAHTAKVSCQACHSAAPYRNCFSCHLSKGATSRPDFILGLSPRDKGLVTTLRTVPVVRDTFSSVGINMENFDKVPNYWDTSPHNIRKRTERTRSCEVCHVEKKGFLTKEKLIPDGSRANDALLYSIKPIKK comes from the coding sequence TTGCCTGATAAGCCGGCGTGCGTGAAATGCCATAAGACGGGTCAGGAAAAAAACGAGAAGGCAAGGTCCGCCCATATTGCCCATACGGCAAAAGTGAGCTGCCAGGCATGCCATTCGGCGGCCCCGTACCGTAACTGCTTCTCCTGCCATCTGAGCAAAGGGGCGACTTCCCGGCCTGATTTCATACTCGGACTCAGCCCGCGGGACAAGGGCCTCGTCACCACCCTGAGGACCGTGCCGGTGGTGAGGGATACCTTTTCGAGCGTGGGGATCAATATGGAAAATTTCGATAAAGTACCCAATTATTGGGATACATCCCCTCATAATATAAGGAAGAGAACCGAAAGGACCCGCTCCTGCGAGGTATGTCATGTCGAGAAGAAGGGGTTTCTCACAAAAGAGAAGTTGATCCCCGATGGCTCCAGGGCGAATGATGCATTATTATATTCTATAAAACCCATCAAAAAATAG